One window from the genome of Gemmatimonas sp. encodes:
- the rpsG gene encoding 30S ribosomal protein S7 — MSRRKSAVKRTVLPDARYDSQTVSKFINNLMIQGKKSTAEGIFYSAMDIVEAKTSQPGVGVFKQALNNLKPVVEVKSRRVGGATYQVPVEVRQDRRTALAMRWLISYSRDRNEKSMPEKLAAEVLAAARGEGNAVKKKEDTHRMAEANKAFAHYRW; from the coding sequence GTGAGCCGTCGCAAGAGTGCCGTGAAGCGTACCGTGCTGCCTGATGCACGCTACGACAGCCAGACCGTCTCGAAGTTCATCAACAACTTGATGATCCAGGGCAAGAAGAGCACTGCCGAAGGCATCTTCTACTCGGCCATGGACATCGTCGAGGCGAAGACCAGCCAGCCGGGGGTCGGGGTGTTCAAGCAGGCGCTGAACAACCTCAAGCCGGTGGTCGAGGTGAAGAGCCGCCGCGTCGGTGGTGCCACCTACCAGGTGCCGGTCGAAGTCCGTCAGGACCGGCGGACTGCGCTCGCCATGCGCTGGCTCATCTCGTATTCGCGTGATCGCAACGAGAAGAGCATGCCCGAAAAGCTGGCTGCCGAAGTGCTGGCTGCCGCCCGCGGCGAAGGCAACGCGGTGAAGAAGAAGGAAGACACGCACCGTATGGCCGAAGCCAACAAGGCGTTTGCCCACTACCGCTGGTAA
- a CDS encoding winged helix-turn-helix transcriptional regulator, whose protein sequence is MRSPQLGELDGAELITRSVHAAVPPREDYASTMLGQSALPPINGLRSWDAAYGTARDPGRQPTLDGPTLHVRPLAASDFEACGSATHGELKALMLAHADTQVDVVWFHIGRDHHRSCTAAEKTCAVLDHEGQRDQHPYCWSRIDRPPA, encoded by the coding sequence ATGCGCTCCCCGCAGCTCGGCGAACTCGACGGGGCGGAGCTCATCACCCGTAGCGTGCACGCGGCTGTTCCGCCGCGCGAGGACTACGCCAGCACCATGCTCGGCCAATCGGCACTCCCGCCCATCAACGGGCTCCGGAGCTGGGACGCCGCGTATGGCACGGCACGCGATCCCGGCCGGCAGCCCACGCTCGATGGCCCCACGCTGCACGTGCGCCCACTCGCGGCGTCCGATTTCGAGGCGTGTGGCAGCGCGACCCATGGGGAACTCAAGGCGCTGATGCTGGCGCACGCCGACACGCAGGTGGATGTGGTGTGGTTCCACATCGGGCGCGACCATCACCGGTCATGCACGGCGGCCGAGAAGACCTGCGCGGTGCTCGATCACGAGGGGCAGCGGGACCAGCATCCGTACTGCTGGTCCCGCATCGATCGGCCACCCGCGTGA
- a CDS encoding alpha/beta fold hydrolase, whose protein sequence is MASDLIASELVVPAADGYPLGVTHVAPSGPAQGRLIVAGATGVPQRFYARFARFAAAQGIAVWMLDYRGVGASRPASLRDFRMNYLDWARLDLAALLDHVDGRGDGPLWLVGHSFGGHAIGLLPGHERIQRVVTFATGAGWHGWMPPLERLRVQFLWRVMGPLLVSATGYLAWSRLGLGEDLPRDLFHQWRRWCRWPRYFFEDPELPGLAEQFAEVRMPIRAVNALDDHWAPPASRDAFMAQYRNAPVDAVTLDPRKLGLRNIGHMGYFRPQALALWVDTLAWLRGLGTDATSAVTRP, encoded by the coding sequence ATGGCCTCCGACCTGATCGCCTCCGAACTCGTAGTGCCCGCTGCCGACGGCTATCCGCTCGGGGTGACCCACGTCGCCCCGTCCGGGCCGGCACAGGGGCGTCTGATCGTCGCCGGCGCGACGGGTGTGCCGCAGCGCTTCTACGCGCGCTTCGCCCGGTTCGCCGCCGCGCAGGGGATCGCGGTGTGGATGTTGGACTATCGTGGCGTCGGCGCCTCGCGCCCCGCGTCGCTGCGCGACTTCCGCATGAACTACCTCGATTGGGCCCGTCTCGATCTGGCGGCCCTGCTGGACCATGTCGACGGGCGCGGTGATGGTCCACTCTGGTTGGTGGGGCATTCCTTCGGCGGCCACGCGATCGGGCTGCTGCCCGGGCACGAGCGGATCCAGCGGGTGGTCACGTTCGCCACCGGCGCAGGGTGGCACGGCTGGATGCCGCCACTGGAGCGACTGCGCGTGCAGTTCCTGTGGCGCGTGATGGGACCATTGCTGGTGAGCGCCACCGGGTATCTGGCGTGGAGTCGGCTGGGGCTCGGCGAAGATCTGCCACGCGATCTCTTCCACCAGTGGCGCCGATGGTGCCGGTGGCCGCGCTACTTCTTCGAGGACCCGGAGCTCCCCGGACTGGCCGAGCAGTTCGCGGAGGTCCGCATGCCCATTCGCGCGGTGAACGCCCTCGACGACCACTGGGCACCCCCCGCCTCACGGGATGCCTTCATGGCCCAGTACCGGAATGCTCCGGTCGACGCGGTCACGCTCGATCCGCGCAAGCTCGGCCTCCGCAACATCGGCCACATGGGCTACTTCCGTCCGCAGGCCTTGGCACTGTGGGTGGACACGCTGGCGTGGCTGCGCGGCCTCGGCACGGACGCGACGTCCGCTGTCACACGTCCATAA
- a CDS encoding NAD(P)-binding domain-containing protein yields the protein MEAPGRTLAGLARTQHEGLMKIAIIGAGRVGTTLGTQFQRAGHHVVYGARTPDSPKYAGIGTVATISDAAAAADVVVLTTPWAGAQEALEGAGDLTGKVLVDATNPIGPGMVLTHGTTDSGAEQVARWVPGARVVKAFNAIGMEVMANPVFANGRSVLWMSGDDADACAQVAELATSIGFEPVRLGPLARARFQEPAALVWITASATLGREFSWGILRR from the coding sequence ATCGAGGCGCCCGGTCGGACACTCGCGGGCCTGGCGCGTACCCAGCACGAGGGACTCATGAAGATCGCGATCATCGGTGCCGGCCGCGTGGGCACCACACTCGGCACGCAGTTCCAGCGCGCCGGTCACCACGTCGTCTACGGTGCGCGCACGCCGGATAGTCCCAAGTACGCCGGGATCGGCACCGTGGCCACCATCAGCGACGCGGCGGCGGCGGCGGACGTCGTCGTGCTCACCACGCCGTGGGCTGGGGCGCAGGAGGCGCTCGAGGGCGCCGGCGATCTCACGGGCAAGGTCCTCGTGGATGCCACCAATCCCATCGGACCAGGGATGGTGCTCACGCACGGCACCACCGACTCCGGCGCGGAGCAGGTGGCGCGGTGGGTGCCGGGCGCACGGGTCGTGAAGGCGTTCAACGCCATCGGCATGGAGGTGATGGCGAACCCCGTCTTTGCCAACGGCCGATCGGTGCTCTGGATGAGCGGAGATGATGCGGACGCGTGCGCACAGGTGGCCGAGCTGGCGACGAGCATCGGCTTCGAGCCGGTGCGCCTCGGGCCGCTGGCCCGGGCGCGTTTTCAGGAGCCGGCGGCGCTCGTGTGGATCACCGCCAGCGCGACCCTCGGGCGGGAGTTCTCGTGGGGGATCCTGCGACGATAG
- a CDS encoding alpha/beta fold hydrolase, with amino-acid sequence MERTMRTVALSTGPLAYVEQGAGPPLVLLHANPGDRRDYDAVIPTLAARFRVMALDWPGYGESMAPADVEAVSIPWLVEVLREFLDALALSSVILVGNSIGGTVAARLALASPERVQALVLVAPGGFTPHTWLTRRFCAWQGSRWSLPPALFARLYLHRRTPTVRAMLDRAATIQSTPTRRALNRALWRRFVLPESDLREAARACSTPTLLLFGTRDPTIPAARDGAVAARTVPGARFVALPCGHAPFAELPDRFLAEVEAFLSPGVEG; translated from the coding sequence ATGGAACGGACGATGCGCACGGTCGCCCTGTCGACCGGCCCCCTTGCCTACGTGGAGCAGGGGGCGGGCCCCCCGCTCGTGCTGCTGCACGCCAACCCCGGCGACCGCCGCGACTATGACGCGGTGATCCCGACGCTGGCCGCGCGGTTCCGCGTGATGGCGCTGGATTGGCCGGGGTATGGGGAGTCGATGGCGCCGGCAGACGTGGAGGCGGTCTCCATCCCATGGCTGGTGGAGGTGCTCCGGGAGTTCCTCGATGCGCTGGCGCTCTCGTCCGTGATTCTCGTGGGCAACTCCATCGGTGGCACCGTCGCGGCGCGACTCGCGCTCGCGTCCCCCGAACGGGTGCAGGCGCTGGTGCTCGTGGCGCCTGGCGGGTTCACGCCGCACACGTGGCTGACGCGGCGTTTCTGCGCGTGGCAGGGGAGTCGCTGGTCGTTACCCCCGGCGCTCTTCGCGCGCCTGTATCTGCATCGTCGTACCCCTACCGTGCGGGCGATGCTGGACCGGGCCGCCACCATCCAGTCGACGCCCACGCGCCGCGCGCTCAACCGCGCCCTCTGGCGGCGCTTCGTGCTCCCCGAGAGCGACCTGCGCGAGGCGGCGCGTGCATGCTCGACCCCGACGCTGCTGCTCTTCGGCACGCGCGATCCAACGATTCCGGCCGCGCGCGACGGCGCCGTCGCGGCGCGCACGGTTCCCGGGGCCAGGTTTGTGGCACTCCCCTGCGGCCATGCGCCGTTCGCCGAATTGCCGGACCGGTTCCTCGCGGAGGTGGAGGCATTTCTCTCCCCTGGCGTGGAGGGATAG
- the rpsL gene encoding 30S ribosomal protein S12 — MPTINQLVRRARKDVVEKSKAPALKSNPFKRGVCTRVYTTTPKKPNSALRKVARVRLTNQLEVTAYIPGEGHNLQEHSIVLVRGGRVKDLPGVRYHIVRGTLDASGVNGRNQSRSKYGTKRPKKGAAAAAAGGKKK, encoded by the coding sequence ATGCCTACGATCAACCAGCTGGTCCGCCGCGCCCGAAAGGACGTGGTGGAGAAGTCCAAGGCGCCCGCGCTCAAGAGTAATCCGTTCAAGCGTGGCGTGTGCACCCGCGTCTACACCACGACGCCCAAGAAGCCCAACTCGGCGCTGCGCAAGGTTGCGCGTGTTCGTCTCACGAACCAGCTCGAAGTCACGGCCTACATCCCCGGCGAAGGCCACAACCTTCAGGAGCACTCCATCGTGCTCGTGCGCGGCGGTCGTGTGAAGGACCTCCCGGGTGTGCGTTACCACATCGTGCGTGGTACGCTCGACGCATCGGGCGTCAACGGCCGTAATCAGAGCCGTTCCAAGTACGGCACCAAGCGTCCCAAGAAGGGTGCGGCGGCTGCCGCCGCCGGAGGTAAGAAGAAGTGA
- a CDS encoding ACS family MFS transporter, producing the protein MTDRTAAPTTRWPVSRTVVLLCFAAVFISYLDRSNLSVAAIPMQQELGWTESVKGLVLSSFFVGYLLLQVGSGWLTNRYGGRRVLGAAVLWWSLFTLLTPLAARYSLPALLAARIALGIGEAAVFPGSFNMLARWVRLEHRTRAVALVSSGVAMGTVIALPVTGWIIRDFGWPMAFYAFGALGFLWAMGWYPLVREGRDPAMTDPADAAPRTVPWGRLLRAPAVWAIIINHFCHNWSLYVLLAWLPSYFKSTFDVSLASAGLLSAAPWLCSFAMANAAGAWADRMLTAGMSATRVRRRLQCLGLLGGATFLSLIPLAPSAAIATVLMCGAAGALACCMAGFGANGLDIAPRYADVIWGISNTAGTIPGIVGVYVTGWLVEQTGAYTAPFLVTAAISVGGAVVYVLMGSGERQFD; encoded by the coding sequence ATGACGGACAGGACTGCCGCCCCCACCACTCGCTGGCCGGTATCCCGGACGGTGGTTCTGCTCTGTTTCGCGGCGGTCTTCATCTCCTACCTCGACCGCAGCAACCTGTCGGTGGCGGCCATCCCCATGCAGCAGGAGTTGGGATGGACCGAGTCGGTGAAGGGGCTGGTGTTGTCATCGTTCTTCGTCGGCTACCTGCTGCTGCAGGTCGGAAGCGGCTGGCTCACCAACCGGTACGGCGGACGGCGCGTGCTGGGAGCGGCGGTGCTCTGGTGGTCGCTCTTCACCCTGCTGACCCCGCTGGCGGCGCGCTACTCGCTCCCCGCGCTGCTGGCCGCGCGCATTGCCCTGGGCATCGGCGAGGCCGCGGTGTTTCCGGGTTCCTTCAACATGCTGGCGCGGTGGGTTCGCCTCGAGCATCGGACCCGCGCCGTGGCGCTCGTCAGCAGCGGCGTGGCCATGGGAACGGTCATTGCACTCCCGGTAACCGGGTGGATCATTCGGGACTTCGGATGGCCCATGGCGTTCTATGCCTTCGGCGCGCTCGGCTTTCTGTGGGCCATGGGGTGGTACCCGCTCGTCCGCGAGGGGCGCGACCCGGCCATGACGGACCCCGCCGACGCGGCCCCCCGTACCGTTCCCTGGGGGCGCCTCCTGCGCGCCCCGGCCGTGTGGGCCATCATCATCAATCACTTCTGCCACAACTGGTCGCTGTACGTGCTGCTGGCGTGGCTGCCGTCGTACTTCAAGTCCACGTTCGATGTGTCGCTGGCCAGCGCCGGACTGCTGTCGGCGGCACCCTGGCTCTGCTCGTTCGCGATGGCCAATGCGGCCGGGGCGTGGGCCGACCGCATGCTCACCGCCGGGATGTCCGCCACTCGCGTGCGCCGGCGCCTCCAGTGCCTTGGTTTGCTCGGCGGTGCCACCTTCCTGTCGCTCATTCCGCTGGCTCCATCGGCGGCGATCGCCACGGTGCTCATGTGCGGCGCCGCGGGGGCGTTGGCCTGCTGCATGGCGGGGTTCGGTGCCAATGGCCTGGACATCGCCCCGCGCTACGCCGACGTGATCTGGGGGATCAGCAACACGGCGGGGACGATCCCCGGAATCGTCGGCGTGTATGTCACCGGATGGCTGGTGGAGCAGACCGGTGCCTATACGGCCCCCTTCCTCGTCACGGCGGCCATCTCGGTGGGGGGGGCCGTGGTCTACGTCCTCATGGGATCCGGCGAGCGGCAGTTCGACTGA
- a CDS encoding sterol desaturase family protein → MDGLVAYFTTIPSSHRSLILAGGIAFFWLWELAAPLDRRPYAKGRHALVNIFFTGTTIVVNFALAFLLLRTSAWAEAAGVGLLPWLAALPLAMQALIGLLVLDLVGAWLPHFVEHKTPLLWRLHLVHHSDRHVDTTTANRHHPGESVVRFVFTLVAVAITGAPMWLVFLYQSLSVVLSQFNHANIALPAALDRALSWVVVSPDMHKVHHHYVLPHTDSNYGNVFAVWDRLFGTFMTIDRSRLVYGIDTHFDEREHTTARALLTMPLRKGTRRLEALPSRVSRGIP, encoded by the coding sequence ATGGACGGACTCGTCGCCTACTTCACCACCATTCCCAGCAGCCACCGCTCACTTATTCTCGCGGGCGGCATCGCGTTCTTCTGGCTCTGGGAACTGGCGGCCCCGCTCGACCGGCGGCCCTACGCCAAGGGGCGTCACGCGCTGGTGAACATCTTCTTCACCGGCACGACAATCGTCGTCAACTTCGCGCTCGCGTTTCTGCTGCTGCGCACGTCGGCGTGGGCAGAAGCGGCCGGGGTGGGGCTGCTGCCGTGGCTCGCCGCCCTGCCACTCGCCATGCAGGCTCTCATCGGGCTCCTCGTCCTCGATCTCGTGGGGGCGTGGCTGCCGCATTTCGTCGAGCACAAGACGCCGCTGCTCTGGCGTCTCCATCTCGTCCACCACTCGGACCGCCACGTTGACACGACGACCGCCAACCGCCACCACCCCGGCGAGAGCGTTGTCCGCTTCGTGTTCACGCTGGTCGCGGTGGCGATCACCGGCGCCCCGATGTGGCTCGTGTTCCTGTATCAGAGCCTGAGCGTGGTGCTCAGCCAGTTCAACCACGCGAACATCGCGCTCCCTGCCGCGCTCGACCGGGCCCTGTCGTGGGTCGTCGTGTCTCCCGACATGCACAAGGTTCATCATCACTACGTGCTGCCGCACACGGACTCCAACTACGGTAACGTCTTCGCGGTGTGGGACCGGCTCTTCGGCACGTTCATGACGATCGACCGGTCGCGCCTCGTCTACGGCATCGATACCCATTTTGACGAGCGCGAGCACACCACCGCCCGGGCCCTGCTCACGATGCCGCTGCGCAAGGGCACACGGCGCCTGGAGGCGCTGCCGTCGCGGGTCTCTCGCGGAATCCCGTAG
- a CDS encoding PHB depolymerase family esterase — protein sequence MRPILAALLLGTILSACSSAATEPDATRPTPSTPPYPVGQMTDQTLVVGGVTRQYRVHVPAGLTTPKAVVFVLHGGGGEGLDVAILGRHPLSVFRTVADREGFVVVYPGGLPANDAQRLPGWVDCRADNTVESNADDIGFLAALVERVRGEYGLTTSRMFMSGGSNGAQMTHAFAFQRADLVGAVATGAGSLPVTPKPGRCTSGPTRPLPILLLHGSGDPQMPWNGGCVADIGGACNRGRVISALATRDRWLAINGLAAATPTTAVIDSSTADTGPANRFDYAGATPVQWWRLDGAGHAVPSRTVFSASNPATGTQNRDVEFAEVVWAFFKARLP from the coding sequence ATGCGACCGATCCTTGCCGCCCTCCTCCTCGGCACCATCCTGTCCGCCTGCTCCAGTGCGGCCACCGAGCCCGACGCAACCCGCCCCACGCCATCAACGCCGCCGTATCCTGTGGGGCAAATGACCGACCAGACCCTCGTGGTCGGTGGGGTGACGCGCCAGTATCGCGTGCATGTGCCGGCGGGGCTCACGACCCCGAAGGCGGTCGTGTTCGTCCTGCATGGCGGCGGGGGCGAAGGGCTCGATGTGGCGATCCTCGGCCGGCACCCGCTCTCGGTCTTCCGCACCGTGGCGGACCGTGAAGGATTCGTGGTGGTGTACCCCGGGGGCCTGCCCGCGAACGATGCCCAGCGCCTGCCGGGGTGGGTCGACTGCCGGGCCGACAACACGGTCGAGAGCAATGCCGACGACATCGGCTTCCTGGCGGCGCTCGTGGAACGGGTGCGCGGCGAGTACGGGCTGACCACATCACGCATGTTCATGAGCGGCGGATCGAACGGCGCCCAGATGACGCACGCGTTCGCGTTCCAGCGTGCCGATCTCGTGGGTGCCGTCGCCACCGGCGCCGGCAGTCTGCCCGTGACCCCGAAGCCGGGCCGCTGCACCTCCGGCCCCACGCGCCCCCTCCCCATCCTGCTGCTGCACGGGAGCGGTGACCCGCAGATGCCGTGGAATGGCGGCTGCGTGGCCGATATTGGCGGCGCCTGCAATCGGGGACGCGTGATCTCCGCGCTCGCCACGCGCGACCGCTGGCTCGCCATCAACGGGCTCGCCGCCGCCACGCCCACGACCGCCGTGATCGACTCAAGCACCGCCGACACCGGCCCCGCCAATCGGTTCGATTATGCCGGCGCGACCCCCGTGCAGTGGTGGCGCCTCGATGGGGCAGGGCACGCGGTACCCAGTCGTACCGTGTTCTCGGCCAGCAACCCGGCCACCGGCACGCAGAATCGGGATGTGGAGTTCGCCGAGGTGGTGTGGGCGTTCTTCAAGGCGCGGCTGCCGTAG